The sequence aagaaatataaattttgagactttcttgcatttaaggtttgacttggtcacacagatttaatgaaataagtatctttgagccatgctaggcgaagacatattacactgggagacgatgacaaactcactacaagtaaaatggactggatgctttgttcttaagaattattccttcatctataataacaattcattaccttgcgcgaggggatttattatatgaaaatctaatcatgaaatgtattctttctttagctctgtagacctggaaataagatatcttaccgtatatgatgggactctctgcttttctgatgtatcgtaggtgtctgtgccaatgtcgaacttatatgtaggaaggaattctatggtgtgctccttaaaccctacaaatatggacccttaaattaaaagaaaaaaaaacatgtcagtattaaaaacatgtgcaagagatatagggctatataagaatgtggagaacatatgaaccatcatgacagtgatttgtattgatctgtcgaggtgtatgtggtaataatacaggctgaggagtgatagagatctgtctactagtaaatgtaccgttgttcttggcttcattcagatggtcgtgtttgaggagactggacatatttcttcctttaatgttcttcagaagagattccacgttttttctgtcctctttcagttgaaaattgaggtccccaaaccaaaaaactcgatcaaagcggctggtgacgtccactgtagaatgagataaacacaggacacaattagaccacgtgactgcattagagtcaatggagataaatagagagataaaggaatcgataggttcaaccacataagtaatactaacaggcattggagtttattctttccggaataatttgaggcaaacggagaccctcggtgatagttttatagtcctggatcctcttgtagactgccccaactgccaacaaaaatatacatatcagtaaataTGACCTCTTGGAATTTAGGATAACCACCATatttaagttttctttgacaataggtttctttatcttatattatctaggtatcgtatctacttcttgggatgtgtagtctgaatgtttcctcaacaatcaattttttacaaatagtatttatattaattggatttctattgacattttagaagatgagactggtggagttccatgatctgggtccacactctgtacaccagacacactgatatttctgttactataaatctaagacacaataattttcatgacagaggataatgtatttctatagcagtctgtagaggacattaggccgtttatccttccactattattctctcattatatagaataagtttgatggattagaagaagtttgaccaaatgaggaagaacttttaattttacaccaaaacatcaatacagtacagatcttttcatgtcatctcatatattccagcttattattattaaacagcagcacttttatacacaataacactgtacatagtcatatattaaaaacagacatacttacatctcatatgggaattaataaacaggaatgatgtcccaaagacggtgaaggcaacacccaaggctcctttagttttgacatggtggaatagcctggttgttacatgggtgtgctctacctctgtataagaaatgaaacacaagaagaagggttagtggttaatagtataacatgcaacaatgaaacagagatagtttcctattaaacgctggaaatattactacaacaccatttcacactttgtaactgtggagtaaactatcagatctccaatactccacagtgaagaatctgagagttgggttcttagacatctagttctaatgactaaataataagttcaaactaatgacttcaattaggacttattatgtaaatgtaagaaagtgaatcttacctgagcagaaccagatcagttcccgtcgaataaagatggtgagatacaggactccgagcccggatgaatggtatagcacgtagtgtggaccaagagtctcttgtaattttatctcccattcccgtctacaagaagacacaatttcaagtttacatattaataaattacaccagattaaaatattgaactcatttattaaataatcaatattataacctctggggttaaataggaaaatttaggagtgatcctacaataagtagtaggtcaagagagaatttcaatcagccgacctgtagtccatctgcagacatagactgttgtaagacaacctgagaagacttacctgtttggacatccttcctgaacgccaattacgtaaatgtctttggagtcatctgatggcaacagcagatcctctagattttgtgggaactcctgctcaaaatatgaagatattaataatgtatacacagagcaccaaccaaactgacatcttctatatcacctacaaaaaattatatctgatcgaattggattttagtcttta is a genomic window of Rhinoderma darwinii isolate aRhiDar2 chromosome 7, aRhiDar2.hap1, whole genome shotgun sequence containing:
- the LOC142657338 gene encoding phosphatidylinositol polyphosphate 5-phosphatase type IV-like, which encodes MPFWKKSKKYHVSQIPDNGNLMKEIPTMEEPNISLQKFSNIKDMPAEKCSDPSHSKPCDIGSKNAKKSAIRSLGSSAVIGAKELDRCFPNRRLRLYVATWNMEGKEFPQNLEDLLLPSDDSKDIYVIGVQEGCPNRREWEIKLQETLGPHYVLYHSSGLGVLYLTIFIRRELIWFCSEVEHTHVTTRLFHHVKTKGALGVAFTVFGTSFLFINSHMRFGAVYKRIQDYKTITEGLRLPQIIPERINSNALDVTSRFDRVFWFGDLNFQLKEDRKNVESLLKNIKGRNMSSLLKHDHLNEAKNNGSIFVGFKEHTIEFLPTYKFDIGTDTYDTSEKQRVPSYTDRVLFKSQYEGDVRVLKYDSCPVLKTSDHRPVFGIFEVKLRPGSDNIPLAGGRFDRKIYLKGIRRLGQKK